Proteins encoded by one window of Martelella endophytica:
- a CDS encoding Zn-dependent hydrolase, translating into MAASAGENMRVNGDRLWDALMEMAKIGPGIAGGNNRQTLTDADAEGRALFKSWCDDAGLSMGVDKMGTMFMTRPGTDPDALPVYVGSHLDTQPTGGKYDGVLGVLSALELVRTLNDLDIKTKHPIVVTNWANEEGARFAPAMLASGVFAGVHTMDYAYARKDPEGLAYGDELKRIGWVGDEEVGARKMHAYYEYHIEQGPILEAEDKQIGVVTHCQGLWWLEFTLTGKEAHTGSTPMAMRVNAGLAMARILEMVQKVAMDAQPNAVGGVGQMFFKPNSRNVLPGSVTFTVDIRTVDQDKLDSMRARIEKEAAEICEALGVGCSVEAVGHFDPVTFAPELVDNVRAAAVELGYSHMDIVSGAGHDACWAAKVAPATMVMCPCVGGLSHNEAEEISKEWATAGADVLLRAVLKTAEIVE; encoded by the coding sequence ACGCTGACGGATGCCGACGCCGAAGGCCGCGCCCTGTTCAAGTCATGGTGCGACGATGCCGGTCTTTCGATGGGCGTCGACAAGATGGGCACGATGTTCATGACGCGCCCCGGTACGGACCCGGATGCGCTTCCCGTCTATGTCGGAAGCCACCTCGACACCCAGCCGACCGGCGGCAAATATGACGGCGTTCTCGGCGTTCTCTCCGCGCTTGAGCTGGTGCGCACGTTGAACGACCTCGACATCAAGACCAAACACCCGATCGTCGTCACCAACTGGGCCAACGAGGAAGGCGCCCGTTTCGCCCCCGCCATGCTGGCCTCCGGCGTTTTCGCCGGCGTCCACACCATGGATTACGCCTATGCCCGCAAGGACCCCGAAGGGCTCGCCTATGGCGATGAACTGAAGCGCATCGGCTGGGTCGGCGACGAGGAGGTCGGGGCGCGCAAGATGCATGCCTATTACGAATACCATATCGAGCAGGGCCCGATCCTCGAGGCAGAGGATAAGCAGATCGGCGTCGTCACCCACTGTCAGGGCTTGTGGTGGCTGGAATTCACGCTCACCGGCAAGGAGGCCCATACGGGCTCGACGCCGATGGCGATGCGCGTCAATGCCGGCCTCGCCATGGCCCGTATTCTGGAGATGGTGCAGAAAGTGGCGATGGACGCCCAGCCCAATGCCGTCGGTGGCGTTGGCCAGATGTTCTTCAAACCGAATTCCCGCAACGTCTTGCCGGGCTCGGTCACCTTTACCGTCGACATCAGAACGGTGGACCAGGACAAGCTCGACAGCATGCGCGCCCGCATCGAGAAGGAAGCTGCGGAGATCTGCGAGGCGCTCGGTGTCGGCTGTTCGGTCGAAGCGGTCGGCCATTTCGATCCCGTCACCTTCGCGCCGGAACTCGTCGATAATGTCCGCGCGGCGGCCGTCGAACTCGGCTACAGCCACATGGACATCGTCTCCGGCGCAGGCCACGACGCCTGCTGGGCCGCCAAGGTCGCACCCGCCACCATGGTGATGTGCCCATGCGTCGGCGGGCTTTCGCACAACGAGGCCGAGGAGATTTCCAAGGAATGGGCCACCGCCGGCGCCGACGTGCTGCTCAGGGCGGTGTTGAAGACGGCGGAGATTGTTGAATGA
- a CDS encoding endonuclease domain-containing protein, whose translation MPNSSTQFARALRRNETDAEKVLWRELRNRNLNGFKFTRQYPIGPFIADFACREKTLVIELDGAQHADNMRDMERTRYINSAGFSVIRFWNEEVLREREDTLETIVAILEERLTDLCEITRFYPRKPEIQ comes from the coding sequence ATGCCGAACTCGAGCACCCAATTCGCCCGCGCTCTACGCCGCAACGAGACGGACGCGGAAAAGGTGCTGTGGCGCGAACTTAGAAACCGCAACCTCAACGGCTTCAAATTCACTCGGCAATATCCGATCGGACCGTTTATCGCCGATTTCGCCTGTCGTGAGAAAACGCTTGTGATTGAGCTGGATGGTGCGCAGCATGCCGACAATATGAGAGACATGGAAAGGACGCGCTATATCAACTCTGCTGGCTTTTCCGTTATCCGCTTTTGGAACGAAGAAGTGCTTCGCGAGCGAGAGGACACCCTCGAAACCATTGTCGCCATTCTCGAAGAGCGCCTGACCGATCTATGCGAGATCACCCGATTCTATCCGAGGAAGCCAGAGATCCAATGA
- the hydA gene encoding dihydropyrimidinase, with amino-acid sequence MSTVIKGGTVVTADLTYRADVKIEGGKIIEIGANLSGDETLDASGCFVMPGGIDPHVHLEMPFMGTYSSDDFESGTRAGLAGGTTMVVDFCLPDPGQSLIDALKRWDNKSTRANSDYSFHMAITWWDKQVFEEMETIVKEKGINTFKHFMAYKGSLMVNDDEMFASFQRCAELGALPLVHAENGDVVASMSAKLLAEGNTGPEGHAYSRPAEVEGEATNRAIMIADMAGVPLYVVHTSCEQSHEAIRRARQKGMRVYGEPLIQHLLLDESEYFDKDWDHSARRVMSPPFRNKQHQDSLWAGLQAGSLSCVATDHCAFTTNQKRTGINDFTKIPNGTGGLEDRLPLLWTYGVATGRLTMNEFVAVTSTNIAKILNMYPKKGAILVGADADLVVWDPNREKTISASSQQSAIDYNVFEGIHVKGLPRFTLSRGKVVIEEATVKTEEGHGKFVAREPFTPVNKALSTWKELVAPRKIERAGIPPSGV; translated from the coding sequence ATGAGCACAGTCATCAAGGGCGGCACGGTCGTGACCGCAGACCTCACCTACAGAGCCGATGTGAAGATCGAAGGCGGCAAGATCATCGAGATCGGCGCGAATCTTTCCGGCGACGAAACGCTGGATGCGAGCGGCTGTTTCGTCATGCCGGGCGGCATCGATCCGCATGTCCACCTCGAAATGCCGTTCATGGGCACCTATTCCTCCGATGATTTCGAAAGCGGCACCCGCGCGGGCCTTGCCGGCGGCACCACCATGGTCGTCGACTTCTGCCTGCCCGACCCCGGCCAGTCGCTCATCGACGCGCTGAAGCGCTGGGACAACAAGTCGACGCGGGCCAACAGCGACTATTCCTTCCACATGGCGATCACCTGGTGGGACAAGCAGGTTTTCGAGGAAATGGAAACCATCGTGAAGGAAAAGGGCATCAACACCTTCAAGCACTTCATGGCCTACAAGGGCTCGCTGATGGTGAACGACGACGAGATGTTCGCCTCCTTCCAGCGTTGTGCAGAGCTCGGCGCCCTGCCGCTGGTTCATGCCGAAAATGGCGATGTCGTCGCCTCGATGTCGGCCAAGCTGCTCGCCGAGGGTAATACCGGGCCGGAAGGCCATGCCTATTCGCGCCCGGCCGAAGTGGAGGGCGAGGCCACCAACCGCGCCATCATGATCGCCGATATGGCCGGCGTTCCGCTTTATGTCGTGCACACCTCCTGCGAACAAAGCCACGAGGCGATCCGCCGTGCCCGGCAGAAGGGTATGCGCGTTTATGGCGAGCCGCTGATCCAGCATCTTCTGCTCGATGAAAGCGAGTATTTCGACAAGGACTGGGATCACTCCGCCCGCCGCGTGATGTCGCCGCCCTTCCGCAACAAGCAGCATCAGGATTCACTCTGGGCTGGGCTGCAGGCCGGCTCTCTCTCCTGTGTGGCCACCGACCACTGCGCCTTCACCACCAACCAGAAGCGCACCGGAATCAACGACTTCACCAAGATCCCGAATGGCACGGGCGGGCTCGAGGATCGCCTGCCGCTGCTCTGGACCTATGGCGTCGCGACCGGCCGGCTGACGATGAACGAATTCGTCGCCGTAACCTCCACCAATATTGCGAAAATCCTCAACATGTATCCGAAGAAGGGGGCAATCCTTGTCGGCGCCGATGCGGACCTCGTTGTCTGGGATCCGAACCGCGAGAAGACAATCTCGGCTTCCAGCCAGCAGTCGGCGATCGACTACAATGTCTTTGAGGGCATTCATGTGAAGGGTCTGCCGCGCTTCACGCTTTCGCGTGGCAAGGTCGTCATCGAGGAGGCAACGGTGAAAACCGAGGAAGGCCACGGCAAGTTCGTTGCCCGCGAACCTTTCACACCCGTCAACAAGGCGCTCTCCACCTGGAAGGAACTGGTTGCCCCACGCAAGATCGAACGCGCCGGCATTCCGCCGTCAGGGGTCTGA
- a CDS encoding LysE family translocator, with the protein MDWSNVAAFAATEFLLCLSPGPAVLLVVGLSMRQGFWRSQCAAAGILTTNAVYFALSAAGVASLILASATLFYVVKIVGAIYLAWLGIKMVVPLIRALRSGAKAGAPLVEAANAPRARTAPLRLYWKGISIQAANPKNLAFFVAILPQFIDPHGPVALQMVVLGSVSVLLELPVLLIYALAFSSLARLITERVVLWIEAIAGGVLIGLAGVLAFERRA; encoded by the coding sequence ATGGATTGGTCGAACGTAGCCGCCTTTGCCGCGACCGAATTCCTGCTCTGCCTGTCGCCGGGTCCGGCGGTGCTTCTGGTCGTAGGCCTATCGATGCGCCAGGGGTTCTGGCGTTCGCAATGTGCGGCCGCCGGCATCCTGACCACGAATGCGGTCTATTTCGCGCTCTCGGCTGCCGGCGTCGCCTCGCTGATCCTCGCCAGCGCCACGCTGTTCTACGTGGTGAAGATCGTCGGCGCGATCTACCTCGCCTGGCTCGGCATCAAGATGGTGGTGCCCCTTATCAGGGCCTTGCGCAGCGGCGCGAAGGCCGGTGCGCCTCTTGTGGAGGCCGCCAATGCACCGCGTGCCAGGACCGCACCGCTGAGGCTCTACTGGAAGGGCATCAGCATTCAGGCGGCCAACCCGAAGAACCTCGCATTCTTCGTTGCGATCCTGCCGCAGTTCATCGATCCGCACGGGCCGGTGGCGCTGCAGATGGTGGTGCTCGGCAGCGTTTCGGTGCTGCTGGAACTGCCGGTTCTGCTGATCTATGCGCTGGCCTTCTCGTCGCTCGCAAGGCTCATCACCGAGCGGGTCGTTCTCTGGATCGAAGCCATTGCCGGTGGCGTGCTGATCGGGCTTGCCGGCGTGCTGGCTTTCGAAAGGAGGGCGTGA
- a CDS encoding NUDIX hydrolase: MNDTIRIAVALIINHRGEMLLVRKRATTAFMQPGGKIDAGETPIAALVRELQEELSLSCRAEDFVYEGRYSEKAANEPGMIVEAEAFSWFASPKVAPAAEIEALKWLPVDGPFEVERAALTANHLFPIARKRLAETRSAS, from the coding sequence ATGAACGACACAATCCGCATTGCTGTCGCCCTCATCATCAATCACCGCGGCGAGATGCTGCTGGTGCGCAAGCGCGCCACCACCGCCTTCATGCAGCCGGGCGGCAAGATCGATGCCGGCGAGACGCCGATTGCCGCGCTCGTGCGTGAATTGCAGGAGGAGCTTTCGCTTTCCTGTCGCGCCGAAGATTTCGTCTATGAAGGTCGCTACAGCGAAAAAGCGGCAAACGAGCCGGGCATGATCGTGGAAGCGGAAGCCTTTTCCTGGTTCGCAAGCCCGAAGGTCGCGCCCGCTGCCGAGATCGAGGCGCTAAAGTGGCTGCCGGTCGACGGGCCGTTCGAAGTGGAGCGCGCCGCGCTGACTGCAAACCATCTTTTCCCGATTGCCCGCAAACGCCTTGCCGAAACCCGGAGCGCTTCATGA
- a CDS encoding ABC transporter ATP-binding protein: protein MTLSVVSAKKLSLTFQTNDGPVHALKDVDLEVKKGDFVSFIGPSGCGKTTFLRVIADLEKKTAGEITVNGTTPENARLDRAYGYVFQSAALYPWRTIEKNIALPLEIMGYTKSDQQRRIERVLELVDLAGFGKKFPWQLSGGMQQRASIARALAFDADLLLMDEPFGALDEIVRDHLNEQLLKLWAATDKTICFVTHSIPEAVYLSTKIVVMSPRPGRVTDVIDSPLPKDRPLDIRESPEFLKIAHRVREGLRAGHSYE from the coding sequence ATGACCCTTTCCGTCGTCTCGGCGAAGAAACTGTCCCTCACCTTCCAGACCAATGACGGGCCCGTCCATGCGCTGAAGGATGTCGATCTTGAGGTGAAGAAGGGCGATTTCGTTTCCTTCATCGGTCCTTCCGGCTGTGGCAAGACCACGTTCCTGCGGGTGATTGCCGATCTGGAGAAAAAGACTGCCGGCGAAATCACCGTCAACGGCACAACGCCGGAAAACGCGCGGCTCGATCGTGCCTATGGCTATGTCTTCCAGTCCGCCGCCCTCTATCCGTGGCGCACGATCGAAAAGAACATTGCCCTGCCGCTCGAGATCATGGGCTATACGAAGTCCGATCAGCAGCGGCGCATCGAACGCGTCCTCGAACTCGTTGACCTCGCGGGCTTCGGCAAGAAATTCCCGTGGCAGCTTTCCGGCGGCATGCAGCAGCGCGCTTCGATTGCCCGCGCGCTCGCCTTCGATGCCGACCTTCTCTTGATGGACGAGCCCTTCGGCGCACTGGACGAAATCGTCCGCGACCATCTGAACGAACAGTTGCTGAAGCTCTGGGCGGCGACCGACAAGACCATCTGTTTCGTCACCCACTCAATCCCGGAGGCCGTCTATCTATCGACCAAGATCGTCGTCATGAGCCCCCGCCCCGGCCGCGTCACGGACGTTATCGACAGTCCTCTACCAAAGGACCGTCCGCTCGACATCCGCGAAAGCCCCGAATTCCTGAAGATCGCCCACCGCGTGCGCGAGGGGCTGAGGGCGGGGCATAGTTATGAGTGA
- a CDS encoding ABC transporter permease, with product MNRPFAEDQARRAGETLTFGELVTETYNAKRPVLPAPQQVAAELWKTTFETKITSKRSLVYHAWITLSSTVLGFAIGSAFGVILAIAIVHNRTMERSMMPWIIASQTIPIIAIAPMLIVVLNAIGITGLLPKALISTYLSFFPVAVGMVSGLRSPDRLQLDLMRTYNANDRQVLWKLRLPSAMPYLFTSLKIAIAISLVGAIIAELPTGAVAGLGARLLSGSYYGQTVQIWSALFMAAILASILVALVGLAQTIVLKRMGVRS from the coding sequence ATGAACCGGCCATTCGCCGAGGATCAGGCGCGTCGCGCAGGCGAGACGCTGACCTTCGGCGAGCTTGTCACCGAAACCTACAACGCCAAGCGCCCGGTGCTGCCCGCGCCGCAGCAGGTCGCGGCTGAGCTCTGGAAGACGACGTTCGAAACCAAGATCACCTCGAAGCGCAGCCTCGTCTATCATGCCTGGATCACGCTCTCCTCGACCGTGCTCGGCTTTGCCATCGGCTCCGCCTTCGGCGTCATCCTTGCCATCGCCATCGTCCACAACCGGACAATGGAACGCTCGATGATGCCGTGGATCATCGCCAGCCAGACCATTCCCATCATCGCCATCGCGCCGATGCTGATCGTGGTGCTGAATGCGATCGGCATCACCGGGCTTCTGCCGAAAGCGCTGATCTCGACCTACCTATCGTTCTTTCCGGTCGCCGTCGGCATGGTCTCGGGCCTCCGCTCGCCCGACCGACTGCAGCTCGACCTGATGCGCACCTACAACGCCAACGACCGGCAGGTGCTGTGGAAGCTGCGTCTGCCATCGGCCATGCCCTATCTCTTCACCTCGCTGAAGATCGCCATCGCGATCTCGCTGGTCGGTGCGATCATCGCCGAGTTGCCGACAGGCGCCGTCGCCGGTCTCGGCGCCCGGCTCCTGTCCGGCTCCTATTACGGGCAGACGGTGCAGATCTGGTCGGCACTGTTCATGGCCGCAATCCTCGCCTCGATCCTTGTGGCGCTGGTCGGGCTTGCCCAGACGATCGTGCTGAAGCGCATGGGGGTCCGGTCATGA